A stretch of the Psychroserpens sp. Hel_I_66 genome encodes the following:
- a CDS encoding GNAT family N-acetyltransferase: MNIPLLENNRVKLSLLTLDNYLEIRDVSQEKDLIQYSPSTISTAESLKNYVETAISGFEDNAAIPFIVYDKIKQKYAGSTRFGLINWTNKVLHIGWTWIGHEFQGSGLNKHIKYLMIEYAFEILNFEKVEFRIDERNQKSRKAVEKLGATLEGILRKDVVMRDNFRRNTCCYGILKEEWPTIKSSIFKDF; encoded by the coding sequence ATGAACATACCACTATTAGAAAATAATCGTGTTAAATTATCTCTTCTCACTTTGGATAATTATCTTGAAATAAGAGATGTTTCTCAAGAAAAGGATTTAATTCAGTATTCACCAAGTACAATTTCTACTGCGGAAAGCCTAAAAAATTACGTAGAAACCGCAATTAGTGGTTTTGAAGATAACGCTGCAATACCATTTATAGTTTACGATAAAATCAAACAGAAATATGCTGGAAGCACGCGTTTTGGATTGATTAATTGGACAAACAAAGTATTGCACATAGGCTGGACTTGGATTGGTCATGAATTTCAAGGCTCAGGGTTAAATAAACATATTAAATATTTAATGATTGAATACGCATTTGAAATACTAAACTTTGAAAAAGTTGAATTTAGAATTGATGAGCGCAATCAAAAATCTAGAAAAGCGGTTGAAAAATTAGGTGCAACACTTGAAGGCATTCTACGAAAAGATGTTGTTATGAGAGATAACTTTAGAAGAAATACATGTTGCTATGGTATTTTAAAAGAAGAATGGCCAACTATTAAAAGTTCTATTTTTAAAGATTTTTAA
- a CDS encoding NAD(P)H-dependent flavin oxidoreductase, with amino-acid sequence MQTKLTQLLQIKYPMIQAPMFLVSNVAMVTEAMKSGIAGCIPALNYRTLEELRAAIRELKANKVDGGSFGFNLIVNKSNIKYKGQLEVICEEGCDFIITSLGSPEETINQAHAVGIKVFCDVTDLRFAKKVEQLGADAAIAVNNEAGGHRGGLSPQDLTNLLSKELQIPVISAGGVGCKADLDKMLSYGAEGVSVGSPFIASIEAGVTDEYKQACIDYGEKDIVMTERISGTPCTVINTPYVQKIGTKATWLENLLNKNKTLKKWVKMVRFSIGMKATENAAKKATYKTVWVAGPSIEHTKEILPVKEIVANLVN; translated from the coding sequence ATGCAAACCAAACTCACTCAGCTACTCCAAATTAAATATCCAATGATACAGGCTCCTATGTTTTTGGTGTCTAATGTGGCAATGGTTACAGAGGCTATGAAATCTGGAATTGCAGGTTGTATTCCTGCTCTTAATTATAGAACTCTTGAAGAGTTACGGGCAGCAATTAGAGAGTTGAAAGCCAATAAAGTAGATGGAGGATCTTTTGGTTTTAATCTTATAGTGAACAAATCAAATATCAAATATAAAGGTCAGTTAGAGGTAATCTGTGAAGAAGGTTGTGATTTTATAATTACCTCACTAGGTAGTCCAGAAGAAACAATCAATCAAGCGCATGCTGTTGGTATTAAAGTGTTTTGTGACGTAACAGATTTACGTTTTGCGAAAAAGGTTGAGCAATTAGGTGCCGATGCTGCCATTGCAGTAAATAATGAAGCAGGAGGACATAGAGGTGGATTATCACCTCAAGACTTAACAAACTTATTGAGTAAAGAGTTACAAATCCCAGTGATCTCTGCTGGAGGTGTTGGTTGTAAAGCAGATCTTGATAAAATGTTGAGCTATGGAGCAGAAGGTGTTAGTGTTGGAAGTCCGTTTATTGCATCCATTGAAGCTGGAGTTACAGACGAGTACAAACAAGCGTGTATTGATTACGGTGAAAAGGATATAGTGATGACAGAGCGAATCTCTGGCACGCCATGTACAGTAATAAACACACCTTATGTTCAAAAGATAGGTACTAAAGCTACGTGGTTGGAAAATCTTCTTAACAAAAATAAGACACTTAAAAAATGGGTTAAAATGGTTCGTTTTTCAATAGGTATGAAAGCTACAGAGAATGCAGCTAAAAAAGCTACTTATAAAACCGTTTGGGTTGCAGGACCAAGTATTGAGCATACCAAAGAAATTCTTCCCGTTAAAGAAATTGTTGCTAATTTGGTAAATTAA